One genomic window of bacterium includes the following:
- a CDS encoding alpha-L-fucosidase, whose protein sequence is MPKAAKPQTRAEVIEWFKDVKFGLFIHWGVYALLGKGEWIRNVGHIPEEEYQKLPPKFNPTKYDPEEWAKLAKLAGVKYAVFTTKHHDGFCMWDTKTTDYKVTNTPYGKDVLAMYHKAFEKQGIRAGYYFSIMDWHHPDYLPRLEWEKESRPEGDASLPRFVKYMQDQIKEIVSRDPFVLWYDGGWMNAPDAYAAAETNAMARKLNPDILINDRAFTKEDLTTPEQRIPPTGMKDENGNPLLWEACITMTGHWWGYDKYEKNYKTSEYLIRMLVDIVSKGGNLLLNIGPKPDGTIQKEFVDRLRAIGKWMDRYSEAIYGTTASPFNLLPFYGRVTTKGDKLYVHVFEWPADLTVRLPNLGNVVKKAYLLEQGKPALEAVRDGADWLIKLPKKAPDKVASVLVVQLDGAPQVEPVVVGPDAKGVVSLPALYGLLEGPHGQRIRYESCDGIIHAGNWIRPPDSIEWEFTLPKAGVYNVVLDAAAEQGGSEVELFVNGKTAARMAPNGVPFSSGDGSIVGAAAQVIKVSGTGGAFKHKTVGSIKLKKGPNKIKFVLKTVKGEKAMDLRGVALKPVKS, encoded by the coding sequence ATGCCCAAAGCCGCCAAGCCCCAGACGCGCGCCGAAGTCATCGAGTGGTTCAAGGACGTCAAGTTCGGTCTGTTCATCCACTGGGGCGTGTATGCCCTGCTCGGGAAGGGCGAGTGGATCCGCAACGTGGGGCACATCCCCGAAGAGGAGTACCAGAAGCTGCCCCCCAAGTTCAACCCGACCAAGTACGACCCGGAGGAGTGGGCCAAGCTGGCCAAGCTGGCGGGGGTGAAGTACGCGGTCTTCACGACCAAGCACCACGACGGCTTCTGCATGTGGGATACGAAGACCACCGACTACAAGGTGACCAACACGCCCTACGGCAAGGACGTGCTGGCGATGTACCACAAGGCCTTCGAGAAGCAAGGGATCCGCGCCGGGTACTACTTCTCGATCATGGACTGGCACCATCCGGACTACCTGCCCCGCCTGGAGTGGGAGAAGGAGAGCCGCCCCGAGGGCGACGCCAGCCTGCCCCGGTTCGTCAAGTACATGCAGGACCAGATCAAGGAGATCGTCTCCCGCGATCCGTTCGTGCTCTGGTACGACGGCGGGTGGATGAACGCCCCGGACGCCTACGCGGCCGCCGAGACGAACGCCATGGCCCGCAAGCTCAACCCGGACATCCTCATCAACGACCGGGCCTTCACCAAGGAAGACCTGACCACCCCCGAGCAGCGCATCCCGCCCACGGGCATGAAGGACGAGAACGGCAACCCGCTGCTATGGGAAGCCTGTATCACCATGACCGGCCACTGGTGGGGCTACGACAAGTATGAGAAGAACTACAAGACCTCCGAGTACCTGATCCGCATGCTCGTGGACATCGTGTCCAAGGGCGGCAACCTGCTGCTGAACATCGGCCCCAAGCCCGACGGCACGATCCAGAAGGAGTTCGTGGATCGCCTGCGCGCCATCGGCAAGTGGATGGACAGGTACTCCGAGGCCATCTACGGCACCACGGCGAGTCCGTTCAACCTCCTGCCCTTCTACGGCCGCGTCACCACCAAGGGCGACAAGCTGTACGTGCATGTCTTCGAGTGGCCGGCAGACCTGACGGTGCGGCTGCCGAACCTGGGCAATGTGGTCAAGAAGGCCTACCTGCTGGAGCAGGGCAAGCCCGCCCTGGAGGCTGTCCGCGACGGCGCAGACTGGCTCATCAAGCTGCCGAAGAAGGCCCCGGACAAGGTGGCCTCGGTGCTCGTGGTGCAACTCGACGGCGCGCCGCAGGTGGAGCCCGTCGTCGTCGGCCCGGACGCCAAGGGCGTCGTCAGCCTGCCGGCGCTGTACGGCCTGCTGGAAGGCCCGCACGGTCAGCGCATTCGCTACGAGAGCTGTGACGGGATCATCCACGCCGGCAACTGGATCCGCCCGCCCGACAGCATCGAGTGGGAGTTCACGCTCCCGAAGGCCGGTGTGTACAACGTGGTCCTCGACGCCGCCGCGGAGCAGGGCGGCAGCGAAGTGGAGCTGTTCGTCAACGGCAAGACGGCGGCCCGCATGGCGCCCAATGGCGTGCCGTTCAGCAGCGGCGACGGCAGCATCGTCGGCGCGGCGGCGCAGGTCATCAAGGTCTCGGGCACCGGCGGGGCCTTCAAGCACAAGACCGTGGGCAGCATCAAGCTGAAGAAGGGCCCCAACAAGATCAAGTTCGTGCTCAAGACCGTGAAGGGCGAGAAGGCCATGGACCTGCGGGGCGTGGCGCTCAAGCCGGTGAAGTCGTAG
- a CDS encoding HDIG domain-containing protein, whose protein sequence is MLVAVLTTLLVFLLLMARLRPEQVSYQVGDTATHTIKANRATAYTDDQATQQLRDEAAAAVPMQYTRDADAPARAVETVHDIFLQTRDVRNDPNLTDRMTALRDHLDIQLSDASRGLLLEATPRALQRVEGLAADEVRQAMERPIHGTGEELSKAQTALAERAKTLGLSQSYQRLLVEIEQLALQPNWVYNPETTAAKRAEAERSVAEVRRQLQPGDIVIARDEKVTERHMAMFTALGLMQPSVDILQALSLLGVLVLLMAATMLFIRRFANEVWADDQLFLVICVTLIVVAGLFGLSRGMTWFEAFGISVVSAAGIFLSLAARPIAGSACAIFLGSLVSLASPISEAHLLLTATLAALLASHYVRARESRSSTIARAAILTAVTNVLLTLLNAYVFGFLVSGKELGFIGVGGFLAAIVAAGVISGIERPLGLTTSLRLLELQNPNEPLLKRLLTEAPGSYQSSVMVANIAEPAAAAVGADPILTRTACMYHDIGKLKRSYFFVENQFGAENPHERLSPHLSALVLMSHVKEGQELAAEMRLPPIVGSVIAQHHGTSLVSFMYQRAQAEATNGEQVRESDYRYPGPKPQTKENAIIMLADTVEAAARTLEEPTRPRIEALVDRLVEARIADGQLDESPLTFKDITIVKESFVNTLAGMFHQRLAYPSEAPRHATPAPAPEPESEPEEAERVRIAD, encoded by the coding sequence ATGCTCGTGGCCGTGCTGACCACGCTCCTGGTATTCCTGCTGCTGATGGCGCGCCTGCGCCCCGAGCAGGTGAGCTATCAGGTCGGCGACACAGCCACCCACACCATCAAGGCCAACCGCGCCACTGCGTACACCGACGACCAGGCCACGCAGCAACTCCGCGACGAGGCGGCGGCGGCAGTGCCGATGCAGTACACGCGTGATGCCGACGCCCCGGCGCGCGCGGTCGAGACAGTCCACGACATCTTCCTGCAGACCCGCGACGTGCGCAACGACCCCAACCTCACCGACCGGATGACGGCACTGCGTGACCACCTGGACATTCAGCTCTCCGACGCCTCGCGGGGGCTGCTGCTGGAGGCCACCCCCCGCGCGCTGCAGCGGGTGGAGGGGCTGGCGGCCGACGAAGTGCGCCAGGCCATGGAGCGGCCCATCCACGGCACCGGCGAGGAACTGAGCAAGGCGCAAACGGCTCTGGCCGAACGGGCCAAGACGCTCGGCCTGAGCCAGAGCTACCAGCGCCTGCTGGTCGAGATCGAGCAGCTCGCCCTCCAGCCCAACTGGGTCTACAACCCCGAGACGACGGCCGCCAAGCGCGCGGAGGCCGAGCGCAGTGTGGCGGAGGTGCGGCGGCAGTTGCAGCCCGGGGACATTGTGATCGCCCGGGACGAGAAGGTCACCGAACGGCACATGGCGATGTTCACGGCGCTGGGGCTCATGCAGCCCTCGGTGGACATCCTGCAGGCCCTCAGCCTCCTGGGCGTGCTGGTGTTGCTGATGGCCGCGACCATGCTGTTCATCCGCCGCTTCGCCAACGAAGTGTGGGCCGATGACCAGCTCTTCCTGGTGATCTGCGTCACCCTCATCGTCGTGGCCGGGCTGTTCGGCCTGTCGCGCGGCATGACGTGGTTCGAGGCCTTCGGGATCTCGGTGGTCAGCGCGGCGGGCATCTTCCTGTCGCTGGCGGCCCGGCCGATCGCCGGGAGCGCCTGCGCGATCTTCCTGGGCTCCCTGGTGTCCCTGGCCTCGCCGATCTCCGAGGCGCACCTGCTACTGACGGCGACGCTGGCGGCGCTGCTGGCCAGTCACTACGTGCGGGCCCGCGAGAGCCGGTCGAGCACTATTGCCCGCGCGGCCATCCTCACCGCCGTCACCAACGTGCTGCTGACGCTGCTGAACGCCTACGTCTTCGGCTTCCTGGTCAGCGGCAAGGAGCTGGGGTTCATCGGCGTGGGCGGCTTCCTGGCGGCGATTGTGGCGGCGGGGGTCATCAGCGGCATCGAGCGCCCACTGGGCCTCACCACCTCGCTGCGACTGCTGGAGCTGCAGAACCCCAATGAGCCGCTGCTCAAGCGTCTGCTGACCGAGGCGCCCGGCTCGTACCAGTCGTCAGTGATGGTCGCCAACATCGCCGAACCGGCGGCAGCCGCCGTCGGCGCCGACCCGATCCTGACACGCACCGCGTGCATGTACCACGATATCGGCAAGCTCAAGCGCTCATACTTCTTCGTCGAGAACCAGTTCGGCGCCGAGAACCCCCATGAGCGCCTGTCGCCGCACCTGAGCGCCCTGGTCCTCATGTCGCATGTCAAAGAGGGGCAGGAGCTGGCCGCCGAGATGCGGCTGCCGCCGATCGTCGGCAGTGTCATCGCGCAGCATCACGGCACCTCGCTCGTGTCGTTCATGTACCAGCGCGCCCAGGCCGAGGCGACCAACGGCGAGCAGGTGCGCGAGAGCGACTATCGCTACCCGGGGCCCAAGCCGCAGACCAAGGAGAACGCCATCATCATGCTGGCGGACACCGTGGAGGCGGCGGCCCGCACGCTGGAGGAGCCGACGCGCCCCCGCATCGAGGCCCTCGTAGACCGCCTGGTGGAGGCCCGCATCGCCGACGGCCAGCTCGACGAGTCGCCCCTGACCTTCAAGGACATCACCATCGTCAAGGAGAGCTTCGTCAACACCCTGGCCGGGATGTTCCACCAGCGCCTGGCGTACCCGTCCGAGGCGCCGCGGCACGCCACTCCGGCGCCGGCGCCCGAGCCGGAGTCGGAGCCCGAAGAAGCGGAGCGCGTCCGGATTGCCGACTGA
- a CDS encoding PhoH family protein produces the protein MSVCLEAGEIVASDAPQPEVRCEVEVVGDELREVLGQQDLYLRMIQESTGATLRPGSGVIAICGEAGQARAAEQVLRGMLALLRQGRELAAADVRYALRAVQREDGADVAALLTEPIIITQRGAPVRAKTPGQGRFIQAARRSSLVFCVGPAGTGKTYLAMALALAALRDKQVSRIVLTRPIIEAGERLGFLPGDILEKVDPYLRPLYDALQDIIGADKLARHRQRGTIEVVPLAYMRGRTINDAFLVLDEAQNTTPPQMKMALTRLGLGSRMIVTGDVTQSDLPEGQESGLRHGLRLLSDIPEIEICRLGEADIVRHDLVQRIVQAYEAASGQTR, from the coding sequence GTGTCTGTGTGTCTGGAGGCGGGCGAGATCGTCGCGTCTGACGCGCCACAACCGGAGGTCCGCTGCGAGGTCGAGGTCGTCGGCGACGAGCTGCGCGAGGTGCTGGGGCAGCAGGACCTGTATCTGCGGATGATCCAGGAGAGCACCGGCGCAACTCTGCGTCCCGGCAGCGGCGTCATCGCCATCTGCGGCGAGGCCGGGCAGGCCCGGGCGGCAGAGCAGGTGCTGCGGGGCATGTTGGCCCTGCTGCGCCAGGGCCGGGAGTTGGCCGCGGCGGACGTGCGCTATGCCCTGCGGGCCGTGCAGCGCGAAGACGGGGCAGATGTGGCGGCGCTGCTGACCGAGCCGATCATCATCACCCAGCGCGGCGCGCCCGTGCGGGCCAAGACGCCCGGGCAGGGGCGCTTCATCCAGGCGGCGCGGCGCAGTTCGCTGGTGTTCTGCGTCGGGCCGGCCGGGACGGGCAAGACCTATCTGGCCATGGCGCTGGCGCTGGCGGCCCTGCGGGACAAGCAGGTCAGCCGCATCGTCCTGACGCGGCCCATTATCGAGGCCGGCGAACGCCTGGGCTTCCTGCCCGGCGACATCCTGGAGAAGGTGGACCCGTACCTGCGGCCGCTGTACGACGCGCTGCAGGACATCATCGGGGCCGACAAGCTGGCGCGCCACCGGCAGCGCGGGACCATCGAGGTCGTGCCGCTGGCCTACATGCGCGGGCGCACCATTAACGACGCCTTCCTGGTGCTCGACGAGGCGCAGAACACGACGCCACCGCAGATGAAGATGGCCCTGACGCGGCTGGGGCTGGGCTCGCGCATGATCGTCACCGGCGACGTGACACAGAGCGACTTGCCGGAGGGGCAGGAATCGGGCCTACGCCACGGCCTGCGCCTCCTGAGCGACATACCGGAGATTGAGATCTGCCGCCTGGGCGAAGCCGACATCGTCCGCCATGACCTGGTGCAGCGCATCGTCCAGGCCTATGAGGCGGCGAGCGGCCAGACGCGGTAA
- a CDS encoding restriction endonuclease has translation MPWQNELYFGDNLAVLREYIASASVDLVYLDPPFNSQAKYNVLFEERDGTAPAAQITAFEDFWRWDMEAERTYRELMTAGPGKLADLLAALRGFLGQNDMMAYLTMMAVRLVELHRVLKPEGSIYLHCDPTASHYLKALMDAVFGGRNFVNEIIWHYRKWPTGKYSFQRNHDVILFYARTATRNRTFNQLYMDRAASTLKRFGTAKIMSGHTEEGRRVPSEMAEEESLGVRRDDVWDIGRVPPIKQLFPTQKPDELLDRIIEASSNEGDVVLDPFCGCGTTICSAERLHRRWQGIDITHLAIALIKNRLQDTFRQELSPYRVIGEPRDLTSADFLATQNRHQFQYWALSLVGARPAAEARKRGADHGIDGVIRFFDDGSGAARRVLLQVKSGHVSVRDVRELKGVMEREDAEMGALITLEEPTAPMRAEAAAAGFYEPPALLPPVARLQLLTIRELLAGQELDYPRVAPATFKRADRQHKARRKATRNED, from the coding sequence ATGCCATGGCAGAACGAGCTGTACTTCGGGGACAACCTTGCTGTCCTGCGGGAGTACATTGCGTCGGCCTCCGTGGACTTGGTGTATCTCGACCCGCCGTTCAACAGCCAGGCGAAGTACAACGTGCTCTTCGAGGAGCGGGACGGAACGGCGCCAGCCGCCCAGATCACGGCCTTTGAGGACTTCTGGCGCTGGGACATGGAAGCTGAGAGGACGTACCGCGAGTTGATGACCGCGGGGCCCGGCAAGCTGGCCGATCTCCTGGCGGCCCTGCGCGGTTTTCTGGGCCAGAACGACATGATGGCCTATCTCACGATGATGGCGGTCCGCCTCGTCGAGTTGCACCGTGTGCTGAAGCCCGAGGGCAGCATCTACCTGCACTGCGACCCGACGGCCAGTCACTACCTCAAGGCGCTGATGGACGCGGTCTTCGGCGGACGCAACTTCGTCAACGAGATCATCTGGCACTACCGCAAGTGGCCCACGGGCAAGTACAGCTTCCAGCGCAACCATGACGTGATCCTGTTCTACGCGCGGACAGCGACCCGGAACCGCACCTTCAACCAGCTCTACATGGACCGCGCTGCCTCAACCCTCAAACGGTTCGGGACGGCGAAGATCATGTCCGGGCACACCGAGGAAGGCCGGCGTGTCCCCTCCGAGATGGCCGAGGAGGAATCGCTGGGAGTGCGTCGTGACGATGTGTGGGACATCGGCCGCGTGCCGCCGATCAAGCAGCTATTCCCGACGCAGAAACCGGATGAACTGCTAGACCGCATCATCGAGGCCAGCAGCAATGAGGGTGATGTGGTGCTTGATCCCTTCTGCGGCTGCGGCACGACCATCTGCTCGGCGGAGCGTCTGCATCGGCGGTGGCAGGGCATTGACATCACACACCTGGCCATCGCCCTGATCAAGAACCGTCTGCAGGACACGTTCCGGCAGGAGCTGAGCCCCTATCGGGTCATCGGCGAGCCACGCGACCTGACGAGCGCGGACTTCCTGGCGACACAGAACCGCCATCAGTTCCAGTACTGGGCACTGAGCCTCGTCGGCGCGCGCCCGGCCGCCGAGGCCCGCAAGCGGGGAGCGGACCACGGCATAGATGGCGTCATCCGCTTCTTCGATGATGGCTCGGGGGCGGCCCGACGCGTCCTCCTGCAGGTCAAGAGCGGGCACGTCTCAGTGCGCGATGTACGCGAACTCAAGGGCGTCATGGAGCGCGAAGACGCGGAGATGGGCGCCCTGATCACACTGGAAGAGCCGACGGCCCCAATGCGTGCCGAGGCGGCGGCGGCAGGGTTCTACGAACCCCCGGCGCTCCTGCCGCCGGTCGCCCGCCTGCAACTGCTCACCATACGCGAACTGCTCGCCGGTCAGGAACTCGACTACCCGCGAGTAGCGCCGGCGACCTTCAAGCGTGCCGATCGGCAGCACAAGGCCCGCCGCAAGGCCACGCGCAACGAGGACTGA
- a CDS encoding prepilin-type N-terminal cleavage/methylation domain-containing protein has translation MRDRGFTLIELLVVIAIIAILAAILFPVFAKAREKARQTSCLSNLRQLGNGVMMYIQDYDEKFPCPVGYWRDTYPTNWTWFQAIQPYAKNDQVFLCPSANATTMNGGFPTNYEFNRMCDIRASTGLALAQVVAPAETLMMWDGTYISDYYGVAPYRWYGLWTANRHNSGANYGFMDGHAKWLSQNAWYWADPINAPS, from the coding sequence ATGAGAGACAGAGGTTTCACGCTGATTGAGTTGTTGGTCGTCATCGCGATCATCGCCATCCTGGCGGCGATCCTCTTCCCCGTCTTCGCCAAAGCCCGGGAGAAGGCCCGTCAGACCTCGTGCCTGAGCAACCTGCGTCAACTGGGCAACGGGGTCATGATGTACATCCAGGACTACGACGAGAAGTTCCCCTGCCCGGTCGGCTACTGGCGCGACACCTACCCCACCAACTGGACCTGGTTCCAGGCCATCCAGCCGTATGCCAAGAATGACCAGGTCTTCCTGTGCCCCAGCGCCAATGCCACCACCATGAACGGGGGCTTTCCCACCAACTACGAGTTCAACCGCATGTGCGACATCCGCGCTTCCACGGGGCTGGCGCTGGCCCAGGTCGTGGCTCCCGCCGAGACGCTGATGATGTGGGATGGCACGTACATCTCGGACTACTACGGCGTGGCCCCCTACCGCTGGTACGGCTTGTGGACCGCCAACCGCCACAACAGCGGCGCCAACTATGGCTTCATGGATGGCCATGCCAAGTGGCTGTCGCAGAACGCGTGGTACTGGGCCGACCCGATCAACGCACCCTCGTAG
- a CDS encoding diacylglycerol kinase, whose protein sequence is MKSSETPDNDRPAVGPAVTPDRKSVLRSFGFAWEGLTFCFATQRHMRVHFAIMALVLLGAWGLRVPQGDLLELLTAMVLVLIAEMINTAVEYAINLSTDGYDPRAKVAKDVAAGAVLLAAVYSVTVGVLVFASNPRLAQIIRNVPAQRVWPTASVIELVVIGLLVLSVSITYVKWATRRGTLWRGGMISGHTAFGFLIATAIAIVTHDLAVTALALALALLVSQSRIQARIHSPLEVLIGGLLGIIAAFVLFMWPAG, encoded by the coding sequence ATGAAATCCTCGGAGACTCCTGACAACGATCGGCCGGCCGTTGGGCCGGCCGTTACGCCCGACCGCAAGTCCGTCCTGCGCAGCTTCGGCTTCGCGTGGGAGGGGCTGACGTTCTGCTTCGCCACCCAGCGGCACATGCGCGTGCACTTCGCGATCATGGCGCTGGTGTTGCTGGGCGCCTGGGGACTGCGCGTGCCTCAGGGCGACCTGCTGGAACTGCTCACCGCGATGGTGCTGGTGCTGATCGCCGAGATGATCAACACCGCGGTGGAATACGCCATCAACCTGAGCACCGACGGGTACGACCCGCGCGCCAAGGTGGCCAAGGACGTGGCGGCCGGCGCGGTGCTGCTGGCCGCGGTCTACTCCGTCACCGTGGGTGTCCTCGTCTTCGCCAGCAACCCCCGGCTGGCCCAGATCATCCGCAACGTGCCGGCCCAGCGTGTGTGGCCGACCGCGTCAGTCATTGAGCTGGTCGTCATCGGTCTGCTGGTGCTGAGCGTCTCGATCACGTACGTGAAGTGGGCGACGCGGCGGGGGACGCTGTGGCGCGGCGGCATGATCTCCGGCCACACCGCCTTCGGCTTCCTCATCGCCACCGCCATCGCCATCGTGACCCACGATCTGGCGGTCACGGCGCTGGCGCTGGCTCTGGCGCTGCTGGTGTCGCAGTCGCGCATCCAGGCGCGCATTCACTCGCCCCTGGAAGTACTCATCGGCGGCCTGCTGGGCATCATCGCCGCCTTCGTGCTGTTCATGTGGCCGGCCGGCTAG
- the ybeY gene encoding rRNA maturation RNase YbeY codes for MPTEIEVRNLSGQAVDTEALVEAARRVLDTEGAELDVLSLALVDDERIGALNRRLLGREGPTDVIAFEAEEAEGEVIVSVDTAARQADEWGHSLHEELRFLVAHGVLHVCGWDDTDPADRQRMIERQHEILGDS; via the coding sequence TTGCCGACTGAGATCGAGGTGCGCAACCTGAGCGGGCAGGCGGTGGACACCGAGGCTCTGGTGGAGGCGGCGCGACGGGTGCTGGACACCGAGGGCGCGGAACTAGATGTCCTCAGTCTGGCGCTGGTAGATGATGAACGAATCGGCGCGCTGAACCGGCGCCTGCTGGGGCGCGAGGGCCCCACCGACGTCATCGCCTTCGAGGCGGAAGAGGCGGAGGGCGAGGTCATCGTCTCGGTGGACACAGCGGCGCGACAGGCGGACGAATGGGGGCACTCCCTGCACGAGGAGCTACGTTTTCTGGTCGCGCATGGCGTCTTGCACGTATGTGGCTGGGACGACACCGATCCGGCGGATCGGCAGCGCATGATCGAGCGGCAACATGAAATCCTCGGAGACTCCTGA
- a CDS encoding DUF1559 domain-containing protein, with product MERRGFTLIELLVVIAIIAILAAILFPVFAKAREKARQSSCLSNFKQIGLAILQYAQDYDEKMVNEWYDAAAPFPWEWCNTGDYTNYQDYVMPYIKNSQVFICPSSSRTAEAATAYNTYMHGGRAMGTIQYPAYVLLILDSTWEWMQTNTTAEGNRAESRHNDGFNVCFMDGHAKWQKRSQMKMDQIDPAQSATPWP from the coding sequence ATGGAACGGCGAGGTTTCACACTCATTGAGCTGCTCGTGGTCATCGCGATCATCGCCATCCTGGCGGCGATCCTCTTCCCTGTCTTCGCCAAGGCCCGTGAGAAGGCGCGGCAATCGTCCTGTCTATCGAACTTCAAACAGATCGGGCTGGCCATCTTGCAGTACGCCCAGGACTACGACGAGAAGATGGTGAACGAGTGGTACGACGCGGCCGCGCCGTTCCCCTGGGAGTGGTGCAACACCGGCGACTACACCAACTACCAGGACTACGTCATGCCGTACATCAAGAACTCGCAGGTGTTCATCTGCCCCTCATCCTCGCGCACGGCCGAGGCCGCCACGGCCTATAACACGTACATGCACGGCGGTCGCGCCATGGGCACCATCCAGTACCCGGCGTACGTGCTGCTCATCCTCGACTCCACCTGGGAGTGGATGCAGACCAACACCACCGCCGAGGGCAACCGCGCCGAGTCCCGCCACAACGACGGCTTCAACGTCTGCTTCATGGATGGCCATGCCAAGTGGCAGAAGCGGTCGCAGATGAAGATGGACCAGATTGACCCCGCGCAGTCGGCCACGCCGTGGCCGTGA
- a CDS encoding family 10 glycosylhydrolase, whose amino-acid sequence MRCLTTCAALLLVTAAFAQNLAPNPGAEGADGKFPGFARYTGAGVATVASSVAEKHSGQGCACLDVTGWYHRPTESDTPANHTVNVALVLADNDGFTGKGALPGQAGELYAVSFWYKGDLPAATVRGMAWPGPESQSADRVQIPGLAETIVPGPQWRPFGATFRLPANAPYFAIQINATGLEKDGYRLGKVFVDDVRISVKSWPDGEMRAVWWWGPKERADRERCLAESTAMLDRLKATGFNTILLSVNSLVLAAVDRPELRDRAPGADWDWYGEVVKLATARGLQVHAWYAPWTYKRAYSSVEQIDHPDWKAVYAGGRAAEDAICFVRPESRQYQLDLLRRALERYPDLAGLHIEEPGHPTCHCGYCAKLAQEWLGLDIVADPAGTEASLRNLAAFMNGDFFARLRGMVNAMRPEVWLSANGSAGANPDWSIARDWPTWSRRGYIDFYIPQIYTEDVARFGRLLGDTQGVLGGGTMVAGMAVSWTGIYPRRQDPQNIVAEIKAARQAGAKGFCVFRAALFEAPHWQALGEVIREK is encoded by the coding sequence ATGCGCTGTCTCACGACCTGCGCGGCCCTGCTGCTCGTGACGGCCGCCTTCGCCCAGAACCTCGCCCCCAACCCCGGGGCGGAAGGTGCGGACGGCAAGTTCCCGGGCTTTGCCAGGTACACCGGGGCCGGCGTGGCCACCGTGGCCTCGTCGGTGGCCGAGAAGCACTCCGGCCAGGGCTGCGCCTGCCTCGACGTGACCGGCTGGTACCACCGCCCCACGGAAAGCGACACCCCGGCCAACCACACGGTCAACGTGGCGCTGGTGCTGGCCGACAACGACGGCTTCACCGGCAAGGGGGCGCTGCCCGGGCAGGCGGGGGAACTGTACGCTGTCTCCTTCTGGTACAAGGGCGACCTGCCGGCGGCGACGGTGCGCGGGATGGCCTGGCCCGGCCCGGAAAGTCAGTCGGCTGACCGCGTGCAGATCCCCGGCTTGGCCGAGACGATCGTCCCCGGCCCGCAGTGGCGGCCCTTCGGCGCCACCTTCCGCCTGCCCGCCAACGCCCCCTACTTCGCGATCCAGATCAACGCCACGGGCCTGGAGAAGGACGGCTACCGGCTGGGCAAGGTGTTCGTGGATGATGTGCGGATCAGCGTCAAGTCGTGGCCCGATGGCGAGATGCGGGCGGTGTGGTGGTGGGGGCCGAAAGAGCGGGCGGATCGCGAGAGGTGCCTAGCGGAGTCCACGGCCATGCTCGACCGCCTGAAGGCCACCGGCTTCAACACGATCCTGCTGTCGGTCAACTCGCTGGTCCTGGCGGCGGTGGACCGCCCCGAGCTACGCGACAGGGCGCCCGGCGCGGACTGGGACTGGTACGGCGAGGTCGTGAAGCTCGCGACGGCCCGCGGCCTGCAGGTTCACGCCTGGTACGCGCCGTGGACGTACAAGCGCGCCTACAGCTCCGTGGAACAGATTGACCATCCCGACTGGAAGGCCGTGTACGCGGGGGGCCGCGCCGCCGAGGACGCCATCTGCTTCGTGCGGCCCGAGAGCCGCCAGTACCAGCTCGACCTGCTGCGGCGGGCGCTGGAGCGCTACCCCGACCTGGCGGGCCTGCACATCGAGGAGCCCGGGCATCCCACCTGTCACTGCGGGTACTGCGCGAAGCTGGCGCAGGAGTGGCTGGGGCTGGACATCGTGGCTGATCCGGCGGGGACGGAGGCCTCACTACGCAACCTGGCGGCCTTCATGAACGGCGACTTCTTCGCGCGCCTGCGGGGGATGGTCAACGCGATGCGGCCCGAGGTGTGGCTGTCGGCGAACGGCTCGGCCGGGGCCAACCCCGACTGGAGCATCGCGCGCGACTGGCCCACCTGGTCGCGCCGGGGCTACATTGACTTCTACATCCCGCAGATCTACACCGAGGACGTGGCGCGGTTCGGGCGGCTACTCGGCGACACGCAGGGGGTGCTGGGCGGCGGCACGATGGTGGCGGGGATGGCGGTCAGTTGGACCGGCATCTACCCGCGGCGTCAGGACCCGCAGAACATCGTGGCGGAGATCAAGGCCGCGCGACAGGCTGGAGCGAAGGGGTTCTGCGTCTTCCGCGCCGCGCTGTTCGAGGCGCCCCACTGGCAGGCGCTGGGGGAGGTCATACGCGAGAAGTAG